The genomic DNA TAGATTTAATGTTTGTCATATTTCTTAGATTATCAGTTTGTTTCAGGTACAAATATTCTTTGGGCCTCCTTTTAATGAAACTGAAGCTTGTCTGATAAATAAATATTATGCTTGTTTCAGCTGACTTATGCACCAAGAATCTACACTGCAATTTCTGGGCCTAAAATTAAATCAAGGTTCACAGATGAGCGCTTTCATGCATGCAAGGAGGATGCCAAGTTTGCATGGGTCAGAGCACTAGATTTTACACCTAATAGCTCTTTTGGGGAGTGTTCCACACTTGTGTTGAAACTGAGCAAATCTGCACCAGTGTCTGATATTCTTGGAAGTTTACCCTTCTCAGGAGAATTAGGGGATCTGACCATTTCTTCGATGGATATGTTTGGTTCCTCCTCCAAAGTAGTTCCTCTTGTTGATTGCCCAAGTGGCTTTTCAGTTCCTTACGAAGTTCTTTTTCGTCTGAACTCTCTTGTTCACATGGGGAAGTTAGTGGCCAGGCATGTAAATGCTGATCTTTTTAAGGTCCTCGAAGATCTACCAATTGATACTCTGAGGAGGATATTTGAGAAAATGAGCAAATTAAACTCTACCTGCTATGAACCTTTGGAATTCATTAGACATGAGGCTCATAGCATGAAGATTAGTAAGAAAACCTTGCTGTCCAAGACGGGTGAAGGTGAAGGAAAATTGATGAGTTGCTACAGAATTCACATCACACCATCGAAAATATACTGTTTGGGGCCTGAGGAAGAAGTTTCAAATTATGTGGTTAAGTACCATTCTGAGTATGCTTCTAACTTTGCTAGAGTTACGTTCGTTGATGAAGATTGGAGTAAGCTTTCTCCCAATGCATTGTCAGCTAGAATTGAACAAGGTTTCTTTTCTACACCCTTGAAAACTGGCTTGTACCATCGAATTCTCTCCATTCTAAAGGAAGGATTTTGCATTGGCCCAAAGAAGTATGAATTTTTGGCCTTCTCAGCAAGTCAACTTCGTGGTAATTCTGTTTGGATGTTTGCTTCAAATAATTCTTTGAGCGCTGAGAGTATAAGAAGGTGGATGGGCCACTTCAAAGATATCCGTTCAGTCTCCAAATGTGCAGCTCGAATGGGTCAGCTGTTCAGCTCCTCCAGGCAGACATTTGAAGTCTCATCGTACGATGTAGAAGTAATTCCAGATATTGAAATCACAACTGATGGCACTAAGCACATATTTTCAGATGGTATTGGGAAGATTTCTTCGAGATTTGCCAGACAAATTGCCAAAACAATTGGATTAGACCCTAATAACCCTCCTTCTGCTTTTCAAATACGGTATGGTGGCTATAAAGGAGTCATTGCTGTTGACCCTACTTTCTTTTTCAATCTTTCTCTGCGACCTAGTATGAAGAAGTTTGAATCAAAAAGCACTATGCTCAACATTACAAATTGGAGCAAGTCTCAGCCATGCTACGTGAATCGTGAAATTATCTCTCTTCTTTCAACATTGGGTATACAGGATGAAACATTTTTAACAATGCAAGAAGATGACATGCATGAATCAGATGAAATGCTTACAAACAAAGAAGTGGCTTTGTCTGTCCTAGGGAAAATTAGTGGTGCAGATACCAAGACAGCAGCTGAGATGCTGCTGCAAGGCTATGAACCAAGTTTGGAGCCCTACCTTTCAATGATTCTCAAAGCTCATCGGGCTAATAGGCTGACCGATATAAGAACCAGGTGTAAGATTCATGTCCAGAAAGGCTGTGTTCTTATTGGTTGTTTGGATGAAACAGGCAAATTAGACTACGGCCAAGTTTACATCAGAATTACAAAGAATCGCAAGGAGCAAAAGTACAGTGAGCAGCCATTCTTTTGTAACGATGATGGCAAGACAGCCGTAATTGTTGGAAAAGTTGCAATCTCTAAAAACCCATGTCTCCATCCTGGTGATGTCAGAGTACTTGAAGCTATATATGACCCTGGATTGGATGCTAGGGGTCTTATTGATTGTGTTGTATTTCCTCAGAGAGGGGAAAGGTATGTTATTCTGAAGCTGAAAGATGACAATCTTAAGTTGTGGAGTTCCATTTCTTTGTCCATGGCTGTGATGCATCCTGTCTCTTTACTGAATCAAAACATTGGTCTTTGGCACTGTTACCCATATTCTGTTAATTTCCAATTATGTAATTGGCAATTAACCATTTAGATTAATGCTTTCAATGATTGCTTTAACCTTACTTAGAATCTTCGAATTAATTAGGCCTCATCCAAATGAATGCTCGGGTGGTGATTTGGATGGTGACCTCTTCTTTATTACTTGGGATGACAAACTGATTCCGGAGAAGGTAGATGCACCTATGGACTATACTGCAACAAGGCCACGCATAATGGACCATGTTGTTACACTTGAGGTACTCCTGAGTGTATACCCTTTTCTTAACTCATTTTTCTTGATTATGTAATACTGTGGTTGTTTTCCTGAAGTTTCCTTTGGCTAATGCGGTAATGCCAGATTTTCCTGAAGTGTTTATATATTGCTGCATTTTTCTCTCGAGATGATGGGCATTTTAGTGATATAGATAGATGGAGTTCATTAACCTTTTCATATTTCTAAAGTTTATACATTTAGGGCATTAAGTTCACGAACACTGATAGGGCAGTAAGCCAGTAACCAGCATATAGAACTGGCAGCTACCTTCCAAATTTTAATCCATCCAGAATGGTATTAAGATTGTATGTGCATCGGCATGTAGAAGTAATCAATGTACTTAAtacaccaaaaaagaaaaaaaataatgtttTGAACCAGGTATATACTCAACATTCACATTTAAACAAATGCCCTTTTATCAAACTTTCCATCTCGCATGGTTATTCTCACCTGAGTGAAATGTGACAACAAGAATATCTGAAATGCAGGAAATCCAGAAGCACTTCGTCAGTTACATGATAAATGATGCCCTGGGTGTTATCTCCACTGCCCACTTGATCCACGCAGACCGTAATCCGCTGAAAGCTCGCAGCCCGGAGTGCCTCCAGCTGGCCGCTCTGCACTCCATGGCGGTTGACTTTGCCAAGACGGGTGCTCCAGCCGAGATGCCCTGGGCACTGAGGCCCCGGGAGTTCCCCGACTTCTTGGAACGCTGGGAGAAGCCAATGTACATCTCCGACGGCGTACTCGGCAAGCTCTACCGTGCCGCCCTGCGCCACGCGGAGAACGCGGAGGCCCTCCTTCCTGAGGCCCCTCCAAGCAGCACGTACGACTTGGACCTCGAGTGCCCCGGGTCCCACGACTTCC from Panicum virgatum strain AP13 chromosome 7N, P.virgatum_v5, whole genome shotgun sequence includes the following:
- the LOC120681788 gene encoding probable RNA-dependent RNA polymerase 2 isoform X2; its protein translation is MSTAVAAAAAPAPGATATVRVSNIPPSAIAAELLAFFDSAVATGEAFACEIAAAHRGWLSRGYGSVQFDSAAAATSAIDLASSDRLPPFLGSRLSVSPAHVDLLPRAPDFALRALGSSLVVGNRVAERELEVAYAWDGVRAEVIPGKRRVDLYLQHDSRSYKLEVLFEDIRECSGCSFRGAGAILLQLTYAPRIYTAISGPKIKSRFTDERFHACKEDAKFAWVRALDFTPNSSFGECSTLVLKLSKSAPVSDILGSLPFSGELGDLTISSMDMFGSSSKVVPLVDCPSGFSVPYEVLFRLNSLVHMGKLVARHVNADLFKVLEDLPIDTLRRIFEKMSKLNSTCYEPLEFIRHEAHSMKISKKTLLSKTGEGEGKLMSCYRIHITPSKIYCLGPEEEVSNYVVKYHSEYASNFARVTFVDEDWSKLSPNALSARIEQGFFSTPLKTGLYHRILSILKEGFCIGPKKYEFLAFSASQLRGNSVWMFASNNSLSAESIRRWMGHFKDIRSVSKCAARMGQLFSSSRQTFEVSSYDVEVIPDIEITTDGTKHIFSDGIGKISSRFARQIAKTIGLDPNNPPSAFQIRYGGYKGVIAVDPTFFFNLSLRPSMKKFESKSTMLNITNWSKSQPCYVNREIISLLSTLGIQDETFLTMQEDDMHESDEMLTNKEVALSVLGKISGADTKTAAEMLLQGYEPSLEPYLSMILKAHRANRLTDIRTRCKIHVQKGCVLIGCLDETGKLDYGQVYIRITKNRKEQKYSEQPFFCNDDGKTAVIVGKVAISKNPCLHPGDVRVLEAIYDPGLDARGLIDCVVFPQRGERPHPNECSGGDLDGDLFFITWDDKLIPEKVDAPMDYTATRPRIMDHVVTLEEIQKHFVSYMINDALGVISTAHLIHADRNPLKARSPECLQLAALHSMAVDFAKTGAPAEMPWALRPREFPDFLERWEKPMYISDGVLGKLYRAALRHAENAEALLPEAPPSSTYDLDLECPGSHDFLDAAEEHYEAYAEKLGTLMTYYSAEREDEILTGNIRNKLVYLRRDNKRYFEMKDRIIAAVDALHAEVRGWLRASRDEDASKLASAWYHVTYHPDRRGEKRFWSFPWIASDTLLAIKAARRCTKLVEDAAAVPMDCDA
- the LOC120681788 gene encoding probable RNA-dependent RNA polymerase 2 isoform X1, translating into MSTAVAAAAAPAPGATATVRVSNIPPSAIAAELLAFFDSAVATGEAFACEIAAAHRGWLSRGYGSVQFDSAAAATSAIDLASSDRLPPFLGSRLSVSPAHVDLLPRAPDFALRALGSSLVVGNRVAERELEVAYAWDGVRAEVIPGKRRVDLYLQHDSRSYKLEVLFEDIRECSGCSFRGAGAILLQWGFLCVLFQVFLGADHLILLLGGKQLTYAPRIYTAISGPKIKSRFTDERFHACKEDAKFAWVRALDFTPNSSFGECSTLVLKLSKSAPVSDILGSLPFSGELGDLTISSMDMFGSSSKVVPLVDCPSGFSVPYEVLFRLNSLVHMGKLVARHVNADLFKVLEDLPIDTLRRIFEKMSKLNSTCYEPLEFIRHEAHSMKISKKTLLSKTGEGEGKLMSCYRIHITPSKIYCLGPEEEVSNYVVKYHSEYASNFARVTFVDEDWSKLSPNALSARIEQGFFSTPLKTGLYHRILSILKEGFCIGPKKYEFLAFSASQLRGNSVWMFASNNSLSAESIRRWMGHFKDIRSVSKCAARMGQLFSSSRQTFEVSSYDVEVIPDIEITTDGTKHIFSDGIGKISSRFARQIAKTIGLDPNNPPSAFQIRYGGYKGVIAVDPTFFFNLSLRPSMKKFESKSTMLNITNWSKSQPCYVNREIISLLSTLGIQDETFLTMQEDDMHESDEMLTNKEVALSVLGKISGADTKTAAEMLLQGYEPSLEPYLSMILKAHRANRLTDIRTRCKIHVQKGCVLIGCLDETGKLDYGQVYIRITKNRKEQKYSEQPFFCNDDGKTAVIVGKVAISKNPCLHPGDVRVLEAIYDPGLDARGLIDCVVFPQRGERPHPNECSGGDLDGDLFFITWDDKLIPEKVDAPMDYTATRPRIMDHVVTLEEIQKHFVSYMINDALGVISTAHLIHADRNPLKARSPECLQLAALHSMAVDFAKTGAPAEMPWALRPREFPDFLERWEKPMYISDGVLGKLYRAALRHAENAEALLPEAPPSSTYDLDLECPGSHDFLDAAEEHYEAYAEKLGTLMTYYSAEREDEILTGNIRNKLVYLRRDNKRYFEMKDRIIAAVDALHAEVRGWLRASRDEDASKLASAWYHVTYHPDRRGEKRFWSFPWIASDTLLAIKAARRCTKLVEDAAAVPMDCDA